A region of Panicum virgatum strain AP13 chromosome 8N, P.virgatum_v5, whole genome shotgun sequence DNA encodes the following proteins:
- the LOC120685234 gene encoding E3 ubiquitin-protein ligase EL5-like, whose protein sequence is MTATKPSMILLAAAAGGRRRLVDLPDPPLAPDGQPLPLGPDSGGFSSSGVVLFFICLLVGFIIVCLMWLCDCDNTEEQGTSREGDGGRGEQRPQSGGGEGRRPPRPQRQRQAPAVDVESGKRATAEAPLECTYRAAEGWEETSCSVCLADLADGEAVRVLQPCMHYFHPACAEQWLRDKATCPLCRAPAVAAKGGRRRRT, encoded by the coding sequence ATGACGGCGACCAAGCCCAGCATGATCCTGCTGGCCGCGGCTGCCGGAGGACGCCGGCGTCTCGTCGACCTCCCGGACCCGCCGTTGGCGCCCGACGGGCAGCCGCTGCCGCTGGGGCCGGACTCGGGCGGCTTCTCGTCGTCCGGCGTCGTGCTGTTCTTCATCTGCCTCCTCGTCGGGTTCATCATTGTCTGTCTGATGTGGTTGTGCGACTGCGACAACACGGAGGAGCAGGGGACCAGCCGCGAAGGCGACGGCGGCCGTGGCGAGCAGCGTCCGcagagcggcggtggcgagggtcGCCGTCCACCTCGaccgcagcggcagcggcaggcacCCGCCGTGGACGTGGAGTCGGGGAAgagggcgacggcggaggcgccgctggagTGCACGTACCGGGCGGCGGAGGGGTGGGAGGAGACCTCGTGCTCGGTGTGCCTGGCGGATCtcgccgacggcgaggccgTCAGAGTGCTGCAGCCGTGCATGCACTACTTCCACCCCGCCTGCGCCGAGCAGTGGCTGCGCGACAAGGCCACCTGCCCGCTctgccgcgcgccggcggtcgcAGCCaaaggcggccgccgccgccggacctag